The sequence TTTTGGAGCCATGGGGGGCGTGCCTTCGACAACTGAAGGTGTTCGGACCGTGCTTGAAAGCGTGCCTTCTTCAGGAAGATTTTTCAACCCAGATTATTCTGCAACTTTTATTTTGGTTTCTGCCACAGTCGGCTCCGGAGAGGAGAAGGTCAATAGTTTTGTCTCGAAAATAAATGAGGACCTTGAAAGCGTGCCAAGTCCTGCCTGCGTTCGTATGGTGGTTACAGGGAGCCCTCCGCTGCGCTCCATAATACTTGAAACTCTAAAAAGCGATCTTGTAGTCACCCTGGGGCTTGCTTCGGTTCTGATTTTCCTGCTGGTTTTTGCCATGAAACGCTCTCTTGAGTCAGCAGTATTGGTTGTGTCTCCCCTGGCAATCGGGCTTTTGTGGACGCTTGGAATAGCGGGCTGGCTTGGCTTGGCTTTTTCTATTGCAACCGCGGGCCTTGGCGCAATGATACTGGGGCTTGGAACCGAGTATGGAATATTTCTTCTGGAAAGGTATCGTGAGGAAAGGTTAAGGGGACTGGGAAGGGAGAAGTCAATGAAGATAGCTCTTCCTTCAGTTGGCTCGAGCATTATCGGCTCGGGCATGACGACCATTATTGGGTTTATGGCTCTTCTAATTGCCCCGATGCCGATGATTCAGAATCTTGGGAAAATGCTGGCCCTAGGAATTTTCTGCATACTTGTTGCGACTGTTTTTTCCGGACCTTCAATAATAATTGCCGTGGAGGATATTTCGGATAAGCTGAGGGGAAAGCTTGCAGGGCAGGGAGGTGAGGCAAAATGAAAACGCTTATTGAGTCATATGCAGACTTTGTGGTTTCAAGGCCTTTGGTTGTTTTAGTGATGTCCCTTTTGTTGACGGGTGTGTTCCTGGTTGGGATGTCTCGTGTATCGACTTCGCAGATGGACTACTCGAACCTGTTGCCTGACGATGTGGCGGAAGTCACTGCCCTTTCCCAGATTTCTGACGAGTTTGAAAGCTCGGGGCAGTCTCTCACGGTCGTGGTCGAAATTGACCCGAATTACAGCCCTTCAAGCGAGCCGCGTGACATAAGGTCACCTGAAGCGCTTGTTTACTTGGACACACTGGAAAAAAAACTTAGAATGTTGGGAGAGGCAACCTCTGTGTCTGGGCTTCCCGATATCTTCAGGTCCAAAAACAATGGAATCCTGCCAAAATCAAGGACTCAAATATTAGAGATAATGGCTCCTTATGAATCCCCTTCTTGCGCTCGGCTTGCAGATTCTTCTTTTGAAGACAGCCCCTTCGAGGATTATGTTTCAAAAGACTATGCATTAACGGTCATAAGGGTGGGCATCTATGACCTGAGCGAGGAAAAAGAGGCCGAGCTCATAACAGAAATCCGGGAGATTATTGCTGAAACGGAAAAGCCCGCCGGAATTAAAGTGGGGCTTACTGGGGAGGCAGTTGTTTCCGCAGATATCGACCAGCTTATAACCCCCACCATGGCACGGACTTCATCTCTGTCCCTCCTGGGAATCTTTGTGCTGGTGAGCCTGCTTTTTTTCTCTCTGCGCCTTGGCATCACATCTCTACTTGGAATAACCTTTGGAATTATCTGGGTCTACGGGCTTGTAGGTTTTCTTGGAATCAACCTGTCCTCTGCAACCTCAGGAAGCCTGTCTATGATAATGGGCGTTGGCATAGATTTTGGAATCCAGGTGGTAAACAGGTACACTCAGGAGGCAAAAAAGAAGTCCTCTGAAAAAGCAATGAAAAGGACGCTATGCAGTACAATCTTTCCGATGTCTGTAACCACCCTTGCCGCGCTGATTGGTTTTAGGGCAATGTCTATGGGGCAGCTTACTCTTCTTGCAGACCTCGGGAACATAATGTCTCTTGGTATACTAACCTGCTTTATCGCAGCAATCTCGGTAATTCCTTCAGTGCTGCTTTTGAGCCACAGAGTGAAAAATCATTTTGGAATTTGAATATCGTCAATTGACTAAAAATTTGGCTAATATATAGTGCGGCTTTTAAAATTATGGACAACAAGACTTTGTTGGACGTAATCGCCTTGATCCTTTTGGTCGTTGGCGGACTTAACTGGGGACTGTATGCGATAGGAATGAACCTTGTCGAGATGTTGTTTGGCACAACCATAATTGCCACAATCATCTATGTCTTGGTAGCCCTTTCAGCAGTATACGC is a genomic window of Candidatus Aenigmatarchaeota archaeon containing:
- a CDS encoding DUF378 domain-containing protein, which produces MDNKTLLDVIALILLVVGGLNWGLYAIGMNLVEMLFGTTIIATIIYVLVALSAVYAITIVMDKMKK
- a CDS encoding MMPL family transporter, with product MKFLEALAGYQCRKPYFFIGVTVLLLVMLGAGIANTRLQTDLSKEMPQDIPSNRMQNRVSEIFGGEDTLLVLVYLDRECSLDGAPKDIRDPKVIRVLMDSEEVISKESGVRSVRSVGDVFGAMGGVPSTTEGVRTVLESVPSSGRFFNPDYSATFILVSATVGSGEEKVNSFVSKINEDLESVPSPACVRMVVTGSPPLRSIILETLKSDLVVTLGLASVLIFLLVFAMKRSLESAVLVVSPLAIGLLWTLGIAGWLGLAFSIATAGLGAMILGLGTEYGIFLLERYREERLRGLGREKSMKIALPSVGSSIIGSGMTTIIGFMALLIAPMPMIQNLGKMLALGIFCILVATVFSGPSIIIAVEDISDKLRGKLAGQGGEAK
- a CDS encoding MMPL family transporter → MKTLIESYADFVVSRPLVVLVMSLLLTGVFLVGMSRVSTSQMDYSNLLPDDVAEVTALSQISDEFESSGQSLTVVVEIDPNYSPSSEPRDIRSPEALVYLDTLEKKLRMLGEATSVSGLPDIFRSKNNGILPKSRTQILEIMAPYESPSCARLADSSFEDSPFEDYVSKDYALTVIRVGIYDLSEEKEAELITEIREIIAETEKPAGIKVGLTGEAVVSADIDQLITPTMARTSSLSLLGIFVLVSLLFFSLRLGITSLLGITFGIIWVYGLVGFLGINLSSATSGSLSMIMGVGIDFGIQVVNRYTQEAKKKSSEKAMKRTLCSTIFPMSVTTLAALIGFRAMSMGQLTLLADLGNIMSLGILTCFIAAISVIPSVLLLSHRVKNHFGI